One Candidatus Omnitrophota bacterium genomic region harbors:
- a CDS encoding class II fructose-bisphosphate aldolase yields MGRKPVDVQKLAKDLIMTDDLAVKKALAKKISDLAYKKGIYLSSIHDFYMARGKGEFTGFTVPAINLRCMTYDLARAIFRVAKKNNAAAFIFEIAKSEMGYTAQPPIEYSSVILAAAIKEGFSGPVFIQGDHFQVNAKKFAEDPEKEIESLKALINEAVENGFYNIDIDSSTVVDLTKSDIKKQQLNNYKACAKLTQFIRRIEPRGIEVSVGGEIGEVGSKNSTPEDLRAFMTGYKEALRKGLTGISKISIQTGTSHGGVVLPDGSVAKVNLDFDTLKNLSKLAQQEFGLAGAVQHGASTLPDDAFHHFPENDTAEVHLATSFQNMIYDSKHFPAELKTKIYEWLTVNSASEKKAGDSDDQFFYKARKKALGPFKKEIMSLPDQVRDAIAAEIEDKFDFLFKQLNAVNNRELVDKYIKLKRVIIRKRKETGPVHHDGEGAD; encoded by the coding sequence ATGGGAAGAAAACCGGTTGATGTCCAGAAATTAGCGAAAGACCTGATAATGACGGATGACCTGGCGGTAAAAAAGGCCCTGGCCAAGAAGATAAGCGACCTGGCCTATAAAAAGGGGATATATCTGTCCAGTATACACGATTTTTACATGGCCCGCGGCAAAGGCGAATTCACCGGATTTACCGTGCCGGCGATCAATCTGCGCTGCATGACCTATGACCTGGCCAGGGCGATATTCAGGGTAGCCAAAAAGAACAACGCCGCGGCTTTTATCTTTGAGATCGCCAAGTCGGAGATGGGTTATACCGCCCAGCCGCCGATCGAATATTCCAGCGTGATACTGGCAGCCGCCATAAAAGAGGGATTCAGCGGACCGGTGTTCATCCAGGGCGACCATTTCCAGGTCAACGCCAAGAAATTCGCAGAGGACCCGGAAAAGGAAATAGAAAGCCTGAAGGCCTTGATCAACGAAGCGGTGGAGAACGGGTTCTACAATATTGATATTGATTCTTCGACCGTGGTTGACCTGACCAAGAGCGACATTAAGAAGCAGCAGTTGAACAATTATAAGGCCTGCGCCAAACTTACCCAGTTCATCCGCAGGATAGAACCGCGCGGTATTGAGGTATCGGTAGGCGGGGAGATCGGAGAAGTGGGGAGCAAGAATTCCACTCCTGAAGACCTGCGGGCGTTTATGACCGGATACAAAGAGGCTTTGCGCAAAGGCCTTACCGGCATAAGCAAGATCAGCATTCAGACCGGGACTTCGCACGGCGGTGTGGTATTGCCTGACGGCAGCGTTGCCAAGGTCAATCTTGATTTTGATACGCTGAAGAATCTCTCTAAGTTAGCCCAGCAGGAATTCGGCCTGGCCGGCGCGGTACAGCACGGCGCGTCCACTCTGCCGGATGACGCGTTTCACCATTTTCCGGAGAACGATACCGCCGAAGTCCATCTGGCTACCAGTTTCCAGAACATGATCTATGACAGCAAGCATTTTCCGGCGGAGCTAAAAACGAAGATCTATGAATGGCTTACGGTGAACTCCGCCTCTGAGAAGAAGGCCGGGGATTCCGATGACCAGTTTTTCTATAAGGCCCGCAAAAAGGCGTTGGGGCCGTTCAAGAAAGAGATAATGAGCCTGCCGGACCAGGTGCGCGACGCGATTGCCGCCGAAATCGAGGATAAATTCGATTTCCTTTTTAAGCAGTTGAACGCGGTGAACAACCGGGAGCTGGTTGATAAATACATAAAGCTGAAGAGGGTGATCATTCGCAAGAGAAAAGAAACCGGGCCGGTGCATCATGACGGAGAAGGCGCTGATTAG
- the ilvD gene encoding dihydroxy-acid dehydratase: MRSDTIKKGLERVPHRALLHATGLGRKDLARPFIGVATSFTDLIPGHIGMRDLERFIERGVCYGGGVPFFFGIPGICDGIAMGHLGMCYPLATRELIADSIESVCNAHQLDGLVCLTNCDKITPGMIMAATRLNIPTIVVTAGPMMSGRFRKKKLAFVHDSYEALARAKKGDISPEELTCLEMEACPGAGSCQGLYTANTMACLTEAMGMSLPGCGTALAVSAKKRRIAQASGERIVQLVRKDIKPKDIINKKSLENAIRVDMALGGSSNTVLHLTAIAHEAGIKLDLKKFDDVSKDTSHITLLEPAGSHYMEDLEYAGGIPAVLKRLKGKLNNTMTASGSKVYAIADNAEIADDEVIRPFSRAYHKEGGIAVLYGNLAPNGAVVKQSAVSPKMMKFTGKARVFNREEEAMQVILAQNVHPGEVLVIRYEGPSGGPGMREMLAPTAAIVGMGLAESVALITDGRFSGGTSGPCLGHVSPEAAAKGPIAIIKNGDIINIDIPNRKLEVKLTKAQIAKRFKNWKAVEPKIKTGYLARYSRMVSSADKGAVVS, translated from the coding sequence ATGCGCTCAGATACGATCAAGAAAGGTTTGGAAAGAGTTCCTCACCGCGCGCTTTTGCACGCGACCGGATTGGGCAGAAAAGACCTGGCTCGCCCGTTCATCGGCGTGGCTACGTCCTTCACCGACCTTATCCCCGGGCATATCGGGATGCGCGATCTGGAGCGTTTTATAGAACGCGGCGTCTGTTACGGAGGAGGAGTGCCCTTTTTCTTCGGCATCCCCGGGATCTGCGACGGTATTGCTATGGGGCATTTGGGTATGTGCTATCCTTTGGCGACCAGAGAGTTGATCGCCGATTCCATTGAATCTGTCTGCAACGCGCATCAGTTGGACGGTCTGGTTTGCCTGACTAACTGTGATAAGATAACTCCCGGCATGATCATGGCCGCGACCAGGTTGAATATTCCCACTATAGTAGTTACCGCCGGGCCGATGATGAGCGGCAGGTTTCGTAAGAAGAAACTGGCTTTTGTCCACGATTCATATGAAGCCTTGGCCAGGGCTAAAAAAGGCGATATCTCTCCGGAAGAACTGACTTGCCTGGAGATGGAGGCTTGTCCAGGGGCGGGTTCATGCCAGGGTTTGTACACCGCCAATACTATGGCTTGTTTGACCGAGGCTATGGGAATGTCGCTTCCCGGCTGCGGCACGGCGCTGGCGGTCTCCGCCAAGAAGCGCAGGATCGCCCAGGCCAGCGGCGAAAGGATAGTCCAGTTGGTCAGGAAGGATATCAAGCCGAAGGATATTATCAACAAAAAATCCCTGGAAAACGCCATCCGCGTGGATATGGCTTTAGGCGGTTCGAGCAATACGGTGCTGCATCTGACCGCTATTGCCCATGAGGCTGGTATAAAACTCGATCTGAAGAAATTTGACGATGTATCCAAAGATACTTCGCATATAACCTTATTGGAACCCGCGGGAAGCCATTATATGGAAGACCTGGAGTATGCCGGAGGGATACCCGCGGTGCTTAAGAGATTGAAGGGAAAACTCAACAATACAATGACGGCAAGCGGCAGCAAGGTTTACGCGATCGCTGATAATGCGGAAATAGCCGATGATGAAGTTATCCGGCCGTTTAGCCGCGCCTATCATAAGGAAGGCGGTATCGCGGTGCTTTACGGGAACCTCGCACCTAACGGCGCGGTGGTCAAGCAGTCCGCGGTCAGCCCCAAGATGATGAAATTTACCGGTAAAGCCAGGGTCTTTAACCGGGAAGAAGAAGCTATGCAGGTGATCCTCGCCCAGAATGTCCATCCCGGCGAGGTCCTGGTGATCCGTTATGAAGGGCCTTCGGGAGGCCCGGGTATGCGCGAGATGCTCGCGCCCACCGCCGCTATCGTGGGTATGGGCCTGGCTGAATCCGTTGCCCTGATCACCGACGGAAGATTTTCCGGCGGGACCAGCGGCCCTTGCCTGGGGCATGTCTCTCCGGAAGCCGCCGCAAAAGGACCGATTGCGATTATCAAAAACGGCGATATAATAAACATAGATATACCTAACC